A DNA window from Arachis hypogaea cultivar Tifrunner chromosome 18, arahy.Tifrunner.gnm2.J5K5, whole genome shotgun sequence contains the following coding sequences:
- the LOC112771621 gene encoding uncharacterized protein — MEKEKGTITTTNNNNKIERGHQMYREGRYREALGFYTDAIALAKTKPHKIALHSNRAACYLKLHHFKKAAEECTSVLELDQNHSGALMLRAQTLVTLKEYHSALFDVNRLLELNPSSEVYQNLHARLKTQLTLAPIPESEEEFEEQEEESEDSPEVILGGENNEESMGGKYLATSDIRIDQKVELRKDIVSAECASQDTKSKFPSKDGRDQNSEPEKSKAEAVAPKALNRESTEQQTKGWQMIPKPKGHSALDYARWDSVEDDSSEDDDDNEDEESLPQYRFRVKTVGVRPVK, encoded by the exons ATGGAGAAGGAGAAAGGGACTATCACTACGACCAACAATAACAACAAGATAGAGAGGGGGCACCAGATGTACCGTGAGGGGCGTTACAGGGAAGCATTAGGGTTTTACACGGACGCGATCGCCCTCGCTAAAACCAAACCCCACAAGATCGCTCTCCACAGCAATCGCGCTGCTTGTTACCTCAAACTTCACCATTTCAAAAAG GCAGCAGAAGAGTGTACCTCAGTGCTTGAGCTTGATCAAAACCACAGTGGGGCATTGATGCTGAGGGCTCAAACACTAGTCACCTTGAAGGAGTACCATTCAGCGCTTTTTGATGTCAATAGACTTTTAGAGTTGAACCCATCCTCAGAAGTATATCAAAATCTTCACGCTCGCTTGAAGACACAGTTG ACACTTGCTCCAATACCAGAGTCGGAAGAGGAGTTTGAAGAGCAGGAAGAAGAATCAGAAGACAGTCCTGAGGTCATACTAGGAGGAGAGAATAATGAGGAATCAATGGGAGGTAAGTACTTGGCAACTTCGGATATTAGAATTGATCAGAAGGTTGAGCTCCGGAAAGATATCGTAAGTGCTGAATGTGCTTCTCAAGATACAAAATCCAAGTTCCCATCCAAAGATGGAAGAGACCAGAACAGTGAGCCTGAAAAGTCAAAAGCAGAGGCTGTAGCACCTAAAGCACTGAACAGGGAATCAACCGAGCAACAAACGAAAGGGTGGCAAATGATTCCAAAACCGAAAGGGCATTCAGCTCTGGACTATGCACGATGGGACAGTGTTGAAGATGATTCTAGTGAAGACGATGACGACAATGAAGATGAAGAATCTTTGCCCCAGTACCGGTTCCGCGTAAAAACGGTTGGGGTACGGCCTGTCAAGTGA